In the Anaerosporomusa subterranea genome, one interval contains:
- a CDS encoding NAD(P)H-dependent flavin oxidoreductase — protein MKLPELRIGHLVAKVPIIQGGMAIRLSTARLASAVAEEGGIGLIAASGMALDELRHEIRLARSLTKGIIGINAMVAARQFADLVKTAIDEGIDLVVAGAGFSRDMFGLGKESGTPIVPIVSSVKLAKISEMLGAAAVVVEGKEAGGHLGTDKSMKEIVPEISKAVNIPVIGAGGVIFGRDIVEAIRLGASGVQMGTRFAASIESNAGPALKQFYLKAKPEDVVLIKSPVGLPGRAVKNPFAEKILEGAAPTPQTCDACLKHCEKNFCIIKALIRAQQGDVESGLVFTGEYIHKIDEILSVKEIFARLIKEAEQID, from the coding sequence TTGAAACTTCCAGAACTACGAATTGGACATCTTGTCGCCAAAGTGCCGATTATTCAGGGTGGCATGGCTATCCGTCTCTCGACCGCACGCTTAGCGTCTGCAGTTGCAGAGGAGGGCGGCATCGGACTGATCGCGGCCTCTGGTATGGCTCTTGATGAATTGCGGCATGAAATTCGTTTGGCCCGTTCATTGACCAAAGGAATTATCGGAATCAACGCAATGGTGGCTGCCCGACAGTTTGCCGATTTGGTGAAGACAGCAATCGATGAAGGCATTGATCTGGTAGTAGCAGGGGCTGGCTTCTCGCGGGACATGTTTGGACTAGGAAAAGAGTCCGGCACTCCGATAGTCCCAATTGTTTCTAGTGTAAAATTAGCTAAAATATCTGAAATGCTCGGCGCTGCTGCTGTTGTTGTTGAAGGCAAAGAAGCTGGGGGGCATTTGGGCACTGACAAATCGATGAAAGAGATTGTTCCGGAAATTAGCAAAGCTGTTAACATTCCTGTCATTGGTGCTGGCGGAGTCATCTTTGGTCGTGATATCGTCGAAGCAATACGACTTGGAGCGAGCGGCGTACAAATGGGAACCCGTTTTGCCGCAAGCATTGAATCGAATGCTGGGCCTGCTTTGAAGCAGTTCTACCTCAAAGCAAAGCCGGAAGATGTCGTATTGATAAAGAGCCCAGTCGGATTACCCGGTCGCGCGGTTAAGAATCCATTTGCTGAGAAAATTCTTGAAGGTGCTGCGCCTACCCCCCAGACTTGCGATGCTTGCTTAAAGCACTGTGAAAAAAACTTCTGCATCATCAAAGCGCTGATTCGCGCTCAGCAAGGTGATGTGGAATCTGGTCTGGTTTTTACGGGTGAGTACATTCATAAAATAGACGAAATTCTGTCCGTGAAAGAAATTTTTGCGCGTCTTATTAAAGAAGCTGAACAGATAGATTAA
- the fabG gene encoding 3-oxoacyl-[acyl-carrier-protein] reductase — protein MLLDNKVALVTGASRGIGRAVAIALAKAGAKVVVNYAGNAAAAQDTINEIIAFGGEAIAVQADVSQAESVDALLKQMLEAYGHVDILVNNAGITRDNLLLRMKEDDWDAVMNTNLKGVFHCTKQVSRVMIKQKSGKIINMTSVVGVMGNAGQSNYAAAKAGVIGFTKSMAKELASRGITVNAVAPGFIATDMTAVLSDQVKTEMANSIPLTRMGKPEDVAAAVVFLASDSADYITGQTLHVDGGMVM, from the coding sequence ATGCTTTTAGACAACAAAGTTGCTTTAGTCACAGGGGCATCCCGCGGTATTGGACGTGCGGTTGCTATCGCTCTAGCCAAGGCGGGTGCCAAGGTTGTCGTCAACTATGCCGGCAATGCCGCTGCAGCGCAGGATACGATCAATGAGATTATAGCTTTTGGCGGAGAAGCTATTGCAGTTCAGGCTGATGTGTCTCAGGCTGAGTCAGTTGATGCACTGCTTAAGCAAATGTTAGAGGCGTATGGTCATGTTGACATTCTGGTTAATAACGCTGGCATTACACGGGATAATCTTCTGCTTCGCATGAAAGAGGATGACTGGGACGCTGTAATGAATACCAATCTTAAAGGTGTCTTCCATTGCACTAAACAAGTCTCTCGTGTTATGATTAAGCAAAAAAGTGGAAAAATTATCAATATGACTTCTGTTGTCGGGGTCATGGGTAATGCCGGTCAGTCGAATTACGCTGCGGCAAAAGCCGGGGTCATCGGATTTACCAAATCCATGGCTAAAGAGCTAGCATCGCGGGGTATAACTGTCAATGCGGTTGCCCCGGGCTTTATCGCTACTGATATGACTGCTGTATTGTCTGATCAGGTCAAAACCGAGATGGCCAACAGCATTCCGCTTACTCGCATGGGTAAGCCTGAAGATGTGGCAGCTGCGGTAGTATTCCTGGCATCCGATTCGGCTGACTACATCACCGGACAGACATTGCATGTCGATGGTGGAATGGTCATGTAA
- the fabD gene encoding ACP S-malonyltransferase has protein sequence MGKIAFVFPGQGSQSVGMGKELYEQYESARRVFQAADEALGFSITDLCFNGPEEELRKTYNTQPAILTMSVACYEVLKEAGIQPDVVAGHSLGEYSALVAAGVLDFADAVRLVRKRGQFMQEAVPLGQGSMAAVMGADRQVVIDICRQAEQETGPVQAVNFNCPGQIVIAGGTAAVDKAIELLKAAGAKRVVSLPVSAPFHSTLMKPAAERLATELENIEIRNAATPVVANVNAQALTQVVEIKSSLVAQAASPVLWEDCVAKIVDLGCSVFVEVGPGKVLTGFTKKIVKDATNLNVEDCTSLEKSLDYFKEVR, from the coding sequence ATGGGCAAAATTGCATTTGTATTTCCTGGACAGGGGTCCCAGTCGGTTGGTATGGGCAAGGAACTCTATGAACAGTATGAATCTGCAAGACGGGTCTTCCAAGCTGCAGATGAGGCTCTCGGTTTTTCAATCACTGATCTTTGTTTTAACGGACCGGAGGAAGAACTCCGTAAGACATACAATACTCAGCCAGCCATTCTTACAATGAGTGTGGCATGCTATGAAGTCCTAAAAGAAGCAGGTATACAACCGGATGTAGTGGCAGGACATAGTCTTGGCGAATATTCGGCGCTTGTCGCAGCTGGGGTATTGGATTTTGCTGATGCGGTTAGACTGGTAAGAAAACGTGGTCAGTTCATGCAGGAAGCCGTGCCATTAGGGCAGGGGAGCATGGCAGCTGTTATGGGGGCTGACAGACAAGTTGTTATTGATATTTGCCGTCAGGCTGAACAGGAAACTGGTCCAGTCCAAGCGGTAAATTTCAATTGCCCTGGGCAAATTGTTATTGCTGGCGGAACGGCAGCAGTTGATAAGGCGATTGAACTGTTAAAAGCCGCTGGCGCCAAACGCGTCGTGTCATTGCCTGTAAGTGCACCATTTCATAGCACACTGATGAAGCCCGCTGCCGAAAGATTGGCTACTGAGCTTGAAAATATTGAAATTCGTAACGCAGCGACCCCTGTAGTGGCCAACGTTAACGCCCAAGCTTTGACCCAAGTCGTTGAAATTAAGTCGTCGCTAGTTGCCCAGGCTGCCAGTCCTGTGTTGTGGGAAGATTGTGTTGCTAAGATCGTTGATTTAGGATGCTCTGTATTCGTAGAGGTGGGCCCAGGAAAGGTTCTGACCGGGTTTACGAAAAAGATAGTTAAAGATGCTACTAATTTAAATGTAGAGGATTGCACGTCACTAGAAAAATCCCTTGATTATTTCAAGGAGGTCCGCTAA
- a CDS encoding acyl carrier protein: protein MTTFDKVKEIVVEQLGVDEADVAIESTFIDDLGADSLDIVELIMAFEEEFNIEIPDEAAEKIKTVKDAVDYIDKEKQG, encoded by the coding sequence ATGACGACTTTTGATAAAGTAAAAGAAATCGTTGTGGAACAACTGGGTGTAGACGAAGCCGATGTGGCGATCGAATCCACGTTTATCGACGACCTTGGCGCTGACTCCCTGGATATTGTTGAATTGATAATGGCTTTTGAAGAGGAATTCAACATCGAGATTCCTGATGAGGCTGCTGAGAAAATTAAAACCGTAAAAGATGCAGTTGACTACATAGACAAAGAAAAACAAGGTTAA
- the fabK gene encoding enoyl-[acyl-carrier-protein] reductase FabK — MFKTRLCDLLHIEYPILQGGMAWVATAELASAVSNAGGLGLIGAANMPHDVLRAEIRKTKAMTSKPFGVNIMLMSPFVKDVMQVVIDEKVPVVTTGAGNPGEYIPALKAIGTKVIPVVASVALAIRLERIGVDAIIAEGLESGGHVGEVTTMSLVPQVVDAVKIPVIAAGGIADARGVVAAFALGAKGVQIGTRFVASAECIAHDNYKQAIIKAKDRSTVLTGLSTGHPVRVIENKLARDFLALERQGASVEEFGNLGAGKLRAATCEGDINNGSVMVGQISGLIQDVKTVHEIIQDIVRGIPRVLESVRVDLTNEQ; from the coding sequence TTGTTTAAGACCAGACTGTGCGATTTGCTGCATATTGAGTATCCTATTCTTCAAGGCGGAATGGCCTGGGTTGCTACCGCAGAACTAGCTTCAGCTGTCTCAAATGCGGGCGGACTTGGCTTAATTGGCGCTGCAAATATGCCGCATGATGTACTCCGCGCAGAAATTAGAAAAACTAAAGCAATGACTTCTAAACCATTTGGCGTAAATATTATGTTGATGTCGCCGTTTGTTAAAGATGTAATGCAAGTTGTTATTGACGAAAAAGTTCCCGTGGTCACTACAGGCGCTGGCAATCCTGGCGAATATATTCCTGCTCTGAAAGCGATTGGAACTAAGGTTATTCCTGTTGTTGCCTCAGTGGCTCTTGCGATCAGACTTGAACGAATTGGCGTTGATGCCATTATTGCTGAAGGCTTGGAGAGTGGCGGCCATGTTGGGGAAGTGACGACAATGTCGCTTGTTCCCCAAGTTGTTGACGCGGTCAAGATTCCTGTTATTGCAGCCGGAGGCATTGCGGATGCTCGAGGCGTTGTTGCCGCGTTTGCGTTGGGCGCGAAGGGAGTACAGATTGGTACTCGTTTTGTCGCTTCAGCCGAATGTATTGCTCACGACAATTACAAACAGGCCATTATCAAGGCGAAAGACCGTTCAACCGTGCTCACCGGTTTATCAACCGGTCATCCGGTGCGCGTGATTGAAAATAAATTAGCTCGCGATTTTCTTGCCCTTGAGCGTCAAGGTGCTTCTGTAGAAGAATTCGGCAACTTAGGTGCAGGTAAACTTCGGGCGGCAACTTGTGAAGGCGATATCAATAATGGCTCGGTAATGGTTGGGCAGATTTCTGGCTTAATTCAAGATGTAAAAACTGTCCATGAGATCATCCAAGATATCGTGCGCGGCATTCCACGTGTGTTGGAAAGCGTGCGAGTTGATCTGACTAACGAACAGTAG